Genomic window (Neurospora crassa OR74A linkage group VI, whole genome shotgun sequence):
gtcCAATCTTGAGTCCCTTTATCTCCTTGGTCGGAGCGCACGATTTGTAGTAGAGGACAACCGAGATAACTGAAGTCAGCAACACTCGCCGTCAATGATTCCAATACAATCCTTTCGTGCGCCACTCTTGTAACCACCTCCAGCGCCGAAGCACGCGCGATCATTATTGTCTCGACATTCAACCGACGACTCGACCAGCACCAACCATGGACGCTCAGTCAGGCCTGACCATGCACAACTACAAGCAGGACGGTCTTTTCGCAGCCATCGTTGTCGGCTTCGTGGCCTCGTCCCTTTCGACCGGCTTCCGATTTTGGGCGAGGCGAAGAACGGTCAGGGTCTGGCGGCGCGATGACTGGCTTATGCTCGCTGGACTGCTCTGGAGCTGGGGCGTCATTGCAGCCATACTACATGGACTGACTGTCGGATTGGGTGAGGAGGCCCCTACGACAGACCACGACAAACTATGGCTCCCGAGAACCAACGCGGCCATGTTGATGTTTCAAAACTGGGGGGCCTTTTGCGTCAAGGCAtcaatcctcttcttcaacatgAGCATTTTCAAGGGGAAGATCTCAACCAAGCTCGCATGGGCAGTTTTTGCCGTAACCCTGATCAATTCGTTTACCGGATTCTTCATTGCATTTCTCCAGGAGATCGCCGCCTGCCCTCGAGCCGACAAGCAGTGTTTTGGCGAGTCGAAGTTTGTTGTCCCACTGACCACCGGTATCATCTCGACCATGTGCGACGTTGTCATCTATGTCATGCCCATCCCGATTTTGGCCAAACTTGGTGTGGACAGAAGGACGAAGCTTGGCCTCTGCTGTGTCTTTCTCCTCGGTCTTCTTTGCATCGCTACTAGCTTTGCGCGATGGGCGGCCATGTTACAGAGCCACCCCAAAGATGATGTTACAATGCGTTAGTCCTCTAGTTTTCCTCCATTCCGGCCTTTAAGAGGCTATGTAGCTAACGatttctccctctttcaGCCAGCAGTATTGGCATTAGTCTATGGACATTTGTTGAATTGTCAGCGGGCATCACATGCGGCAACCTCCCTGTCCTGGCACCCATGTTTGGCTGCGTCGGCCCACGGCGCGGAAGAGGAACCGGTCGGTCGACTCCGCATCTCGCGTCGAATTTTAACATTCCTTTTCGGCCAAGTCAGCAAGCCCTGAGCCGCCCGGTTAAGCAGCAATCTCACAGTAATGCTTGGAATAACTCCAAACAGCCCTGTTCGTCGCTGCGGAAGATGGAAACGCCCTCACCTTTGCACCTCTCTTTCACTGGAAGCGACATCGAGCTGAATGTTCTGTCAGCTCCCGCGGCAAGCGGTGCGAGCACAACGCCAGCGGATCCGCCACAGCCTCTCACTAGAAGTTCAAGTCAAAGGTTGTCCGGTTTGGAAAGGAGGAAGGCCCGAGCCGGCTTCGAGTCTCTcgagtgaggatgaggatgaccaAAGGGAGAAGACTTCGGCACTACAccgtactaataatagtacatATCCGAATGAAACTGAAGGCGAAGAGCCCACTGGAATGCGTGCACAGGGAAGAAGCATATACGGACAACGGTCGATCGAGTCAAAAAGGCAACGCTCCGTTCTCCTATTCCAGCTGCTTCGGACCTGCCAACCTACCGCAACACCCATCCCCAGCAAGAGCTGTGCAACACTGTTGATGTACATTGCCGGACAGTCCGAACCATGGAGCTTTATGGAGATCAACCACCCTGACTTTCGACCAGCGTGACGCGCAACTCCTGTCAACAGCCGAAAAACCTGGAAACTTCCAGTCTTGTGCCCAACATCAAGCATCCTCATCACTCCAAATCCAAGACCAACACATATAACAAACCAAAACTTCACTTCCCATCGGACCTCATCGTCACAAGATCACCTCGAGCCATACTATCACGACACTTACTTGGATGTGGTGTTGGAAGTAGTGTTGGAAGTGGTGTTAGAAGATGATGTGATTGACGTTGAGGTTGCCTCCTTGATTTCCCTCTCTTTGTTGCTCTCGTATGGGGCGAATGAAACCTAGCTGGCCGTGGACGACGAGCCACCGGAAGTTCCTGAGGTGTAGGACGAAGAGCCAGTGGTACCGCTGGTAGtaccgctgctgctgtttccGTAGTCGTAGGTTTCGTTGCTAGACGAGTTGTTAAGTGGTTGGTCTGCAAAGACGCGTTGGAGGGGTGTTATTGGGAAGATACaagagagggaaagaggaTGTTGATGACAGAGGTCAAGTGACGGTTAATGACAAGGGAGGTAGACAGAAAGAGTAGGGAAGAAGTGGTAGATGGTAAACAAACTCAGACATGTTTAGAACTGGAGTGTTCTGAGGGAACTGTGATTGACAAGTGTTAATATGCTTTGTTGTGTCTGTTTGGTTGTGTTGATGAGTgagaaagaaggagcaaGTGCTGtcaatctccttcttttATGTCTTTCTGGTACTGTTGCACCGGTCACGTTCGCACGCAAGCAGCTCTTGAGAGACATGGTACCATGATCCAGCGGCCTGAGCTGTTGAGATGCTATGGTTGTTGAAGACACATAGTCGTCAGAGTTTGGGTTTGGCAGGGTAGGTTTGTCCCCGGTTTTCTGTTCTAGCCTGCAAGGACTGGCTGATTGCGGACTTCGGTGTTGCCAAACTCGAGGCTGCAGATGTGTaaagatgaggatgaaggtCTCGTTGTCTTACAGCCACACTTGCGATTGGAGTTTGGGCAGAGCAATAGTTTGTctcatacctctacactctCGGCAAATATGAAAGTCTTCATGTTCAGGCAGTATGGAAAGGATGCCAGGCCAGTTTGGTTTAGATCGTCGTTTTGTCATTCTCCTCACCTGATGGCGGTTCAGGAAGTCCTGACCCATAAGGAGAACGGACCTAATTTCTATTCTGCTACAATCAATGTTGGTTTGTGTCAGTTGTGCTGTTCAACTGGGGGCGATATAAAAGACTCAGAGGCCCAAAAGTCTAGTATCTTCTTGGGGTTAAAGGTTAAGCACCCAGATACCAGACCTGATTTCCCAGAGCAGCATAACTCAATTAGGGGCTGAACTCTTTGGTTTTCGCAATGAGCTTCAGCGCTAAAATAGACTGGTTGCCGAATGGGCTTCAATTCCCTGACAAACAACATCACTTACGCATGTGGCTACATACGGAACGCAGGAAAGCCGTCCATATCTTAGATTTTGATGCTCCTCTTATAAACTTTTGTAATAAAATACCCGTACAGGAGAACAATGAAGACTTGAAAGCTCATCTTCAGGTTGCATTTGTTGATAAGCTGGACGATAAAAATCCTTGGGGATATGGCCCCCCCACGACTCTTTGCGTCGAGTCTCCTGGTCCGGTTTTGCCAGGTTTTGCCGCTTCAAAGGAGATAATGGAGAGAATGTTAGACACGTGGAAGATCTCCAGAAAGCTTTTTGACGAGATCCAGAAGCCCGGGTCTTTTCCAAACTTTTCATTCTTCGAATCAGGCCAAACCTTGCATATCGGTTTCAGATGGTCGTCAACGCCAGGATCTTATCTTATATTTCTTGGCTCAATGTTTCCCGTCAACACTTCCCGCTATAATGCCCTTAGCCACCCCATTGACCAATTCCGCGGAGTATTTTCCCATCGGGGCGTTCTTACACCCACGTGGAACGAAGATGTGATGAAGAGCGGAGAAAACACTTTTGGCCGTCGGGAAGGCACACCGTTAAGATTGCCTGTCATGATGCTGAACCAGTGTGAGAAACATCTCGAGAGCTCCATTCAGCGGCAGGCTGAGAAGGTCGAGGAGATACAAGACCTTCTATCCTATACTCTGGGGGCAAAATATCCTAGCTCTGCCAGACTGCACGCTCAACACAGAGATCTTACCACTTCAATCTTCACGCTGAGGAACTCCTGTCGTAACCTCATGGAGATTTGTTCTGGGTTAGTTTCGGCTTCTGAGGCTTTCAACTCCCCGAAATACGCCGCTGATGACCACCTGAGAAGATTGAAGGTTCTGCGCGACGGCATCGAGAAAATACACGCCCGGCTGAAGTTTCACCTCAACCGGATCCATTACCTCGAGAACATACACATTCAATCGACGAAGAGCATGGCTGCATTGAAGCAACTAATGTTCTCCAATTAAGATCATTAAGGGAAGAGAGGGCGGAAAGAAGGCAGATGACACATCGCGAGACATAGACTGGGTTGTAGAGGCTTCTCAACTTGGTATTCATGTAACAAAGAGGTTAAGGGAGGGTAGAAATGAGGACTATGGGACCTGTTAGGACTGAATATTGTTGAGGAAATAGAAATGGGCTTCAATAAGCGTAGCATAGACAAAACGGCTGGACACTCAGTAGATTGCTCAGCTACTCTCAGGTGTCGAGGGCATCGAATACAATGACAAAACAAAAATATGGATACCCCAAGAACTCCAAATTCCGTAATCAAATCGGTGACTGTACTAGTGAAAAGAAAACGCATGTGCTGAAGTGTCTCAAGCTTCCCCGTCCGCATTCCCGGACATTAAAACCCGATCCGGTTGACTCGTTTCTCTCTTAAGAGCAAACATTGACACTACCCATGCAAGCCTGATAACCGCTTGAGAGCCAAAAGGATGGCAAGTAAGGAAGCAAAAAGAAGCACTCTAGTGTTATCATCCGGGACAGATACAGTAGAGCCTGAAGTTGGTTTGTCCATCATGCTTGCTGTAGACTCTCCTGGAAGTGTCTGCAATGACGAGAGGAAGCAACAGAAGTTTGTGATGCATCAGTTTTGCTGGTGTTTGAGAGAAACGCAGACTTATCTAGAAGCAACTCAAACACAAAGACACACGTATAACGCTAACAAGAAAGTAATGGAGCTACGGTATAAAGGCCTTTACACCCTCACCATGACCTCTGCATCTTGTCCTTTCCACAGTCGCTCGCCCAGCAACACCCAATCTCCAACGATCAAAGGCAAAAGTAACCGAAAAGAAGAGCACCATACGCAACAAAaccaaccatccatccatctcaccCACCCACCAAAACCATGTCCTTCAACGCCACCTTCGACTGGGTCGCCCGCGGCGGCCTCACCTTCACCCCCACGACCCAGGACCCCAACCTACACATCCACTCCGGCGGCCCCAATGACcccgacaccaccaccccctcgGGGCCTCCCCACTACCGCATCCAAACCATAACGCCCAACCCCTCTTACCTCACGCCCGCCCTCTGGATCGAGAGCATGATGAACATCCTCTCCCAACCCTCCAAATCACTCATCCTTCTCGAATCCCGCAACGGGCCCCAGGAACCAGGCTTCGCCGCGCCCGAGGACGTCCTGCGGTCTGCTATAAATGCACTAGAGCTCAAAGAAGAGCAGACAGAGAGAGTCATTGGCAAAAACGGATCACTTACCGATTACTTCTTCTCTGAGTCTCAGTCAGCATCATCAGATTCAAGCTTCGAGCTTGCGTTCCGCTGGACTTCCATGCCTGGTTGTTATGTCGTCTTCATGGGGCGGTTTACCCCGAAATTTGTGACACcaggggggaaggggaaggaggcgAATAGAATGGTGGGGATCGTTTCGCATAGGGGGCTTTTCCCCATTTCTGCTGGGGAAGGTGAGGATGAGAATGAGAatgacaagaaggagaaaaaggagaagaagaagaatgtgATTATGGATTCGGACTTGGAGTCGGCGCTCGGTAAGCATGCTGAAAAGCTTGGACAAAACCCAATGAGTGTGTTCACTGTGCTTCTTCAGCTGTGTGAGAGCCATTTGGATGAGGAGATACATGAGCTTGGGGTAAGGATTGAGGGAACGCCAATGGAGGATTTTGCACTGGTTGTGAAGGAGGTGGCGCCGGAGATTTGTATGTTGAGGAAGGCATGTAATGATTTGCTGGCTATTTGTAGCGGGTGTTTGTCTGCGATCAATATCTGGAGTCAGAATGTGAAGGGGActggtacctctacgcagATGTGCGCGGAGGGGTTAAAGAGGGATGTGCAGGGGATAAAAGCGTTGGTGGAATTGCGCCTGGAGAAGTTGAAATATGTTGATGGGGTGTGTAGCCGTATGATGATGGGCGGGGATTCAGGGAGACGTAACAGGTTCATGGAGTGTTGAGTGGTGGATTTGGAAAGTTACCTAACTAGTTGGTTGGAAACttgagaaaaaagaagactgTACCGGAGGGAAAACTTcatgtacctagaggtacttacctgATACGTCTGAAAGAGTTCTTCGCATTCGAAGTCTTTTGCGTTTCCACATGCCCGATAGTATCTATGCTGTACATAATCCGTTTCTGCATCGTCATGCAGGGGCGTCATCATTCAGACAAAAGCTCCGCTAAATATCCATTCACCGGCAAATTATGACCCCGTCTCTtgccctcaacctcctctacTGCATCTCTGAACTTCAACCGAACACCCGGCTCGAAAATAAGACAGTGCGTCGAGCCGCCATAATGGAACTGTATCAAGCAGCCAAGCAATGTTAGCAACCCTCTCAACATGGACACTCACAACTTCGGAAACAAAGAACTCGGAAATACTCACCATacccatctcctcccccttttccacCACATCCCCCTCCCGAACCGTAACCTCACAACTGCTCACCTCCGCCATGCCCACCGCCACGAACACCACCGTCCCCAGCCTCCTGTCCCTCGCCCGTATGTACACCAAAGCCCTGGTGCCCACCTGGCAGAGATACCTCTGGCTTCTATCCGGCGCTGAAGGATCGAGTTTTCGTTCCTCTCCATCATGCAAGTCTTTGCGGGAGGCTAACCCAGGACATCCAGCAAAGTAAGTCCCTTGTATCTTCCTCACTTTCTCCGCTACTCCAGAAACAGAGGCATGCCAGCGGTGGTAACTTAGTGCCCCCAGGAAGCCCTGGTAGATGGTTCCGCCTTCGAAGCGCATTGCTTGTTCCagctctttctccttctcttgctctctctcgttcttttctttctcgtcCCTCTTCTTGTCCAAGTCATCCCCTGACTCTTCCTCCGCATTGGTCTGCAAAGCCCCGAGAATGGTCATCAAGCTATACGGCTGCCCTTTAACCCAGAACTCATCATGCAGCCTGACTCCACGCTCGAGAGCTACGGGGGTAGATTCGCAAGCGTTGACTATGACGCCGTCGTCGGAAGGGGAAGCGATGGGTCGGATACCCGGCCGGAAGCGGCGCGTGAAGAAGGCGTCCCAGGACGAAAAGCCGTACGTGGGGTGGAGCGGGTCGGAGACGAAGAGGTCGTGGAACTGGGGACGGGGATCGTCGCTTGTGTTTGTTTTTGACTCGCGGTCGGAGCTGTTGGATGTGGTATGGATCGTGGGCAGACAGGCGGTAGACACAAGGGCGTCGAGGGCAGTCGGGCTCAGCCAGCCGGTCGCATTGGAGTTAAGAACGGCGGCAGAGGCgggggaagagaggaaggtgcCGTAGGCGGTTAGGATTTCGCGGAGGTGGGCGTTGACGTCGGGACGGTGGAAGGCGAGGAGGCCTGCTGGGGTTGACATGGACCAGTTCTTTGGTGTTTGGGCGGGGTTAGAGATGCGATTGGCGACAGGAGAGAAGCCAGAACATGGTGGGGAGGTAAGATTACGGTAACGTACCAAAAGGGCGTTGAAAGGAAAGCCAATCAGTCCCTGCTGGCCTGGTGTATTGTAAAGCCATACCGGTCCTTGTGTGAGCTGGTCATTGAAAGCGCAAAGAAGGTCCGTCCAGTTGCGAAATTGTGGGCCACCGGTTGGATTCTTGTCGTAAAGAGGTGCGTTTGGGATTTGTTGTAGCATCTGGGTGAAGAGTGAACGAACTTCACAGTTGTCTTCAATGAGATGCCAGAGTGCGTTCACTGAAGAATGCAACTTTTCTGTAGCAATGATTGCGATTGTTTGTCGGTGATTCGTCGTTTGTTCTAGCCATATACATTTCGAATGATGAGAATCTGTCTTCGTTGACGGTGCATCGTAGGTATGTTGCTGGTGCTCATGTAATGCATTGTTGCTGAAGATTTTGGTGTCTGTGACGAAAGTCGTTTCAGGCTTTGCTTTCCCTTTGGGCACTTTTTGAACTTGGGAGTATTCGACAAGCATCTTGAAAGTATAAGCAAAAGCGTCATCTCTATGGTAGCAGCGATGGTAGGGGAAGCACCTGATATATATCATCATTCTCCGCCGTAGCCCACCTGAAAGCCAGCTCTCTGGTTCGTGATCCTCTATCAACTCCATCTTAACCTTTTAGCAGTTGTCGTACATTACGCATCTGAGACAAACTAGAAGCCGAGACACCAGTCGGAAGCCTTTGGGAACTAGGCGCGGTGCCATCTTCAGCTGTGATGCCGGATCTCGTTCCAATGAAGTCCATTACCTCCCAAGAGCTGATGTCGATCTGCGGGTTCCACTTGCCATTTAAGACAGGGGAGCGAGGTCTGATTCGCCAGATTGTTCGGGAAGATCTTGTTGCCGATGATGCGGTGTGACCGACACCATTCAGCTTCGGTGGAGCAAGACTACC
Coding sequences:
- a CDS encoding phosphatidylserine decarboxylase, which produces MLQQIPNAPLYDKNPTGGPQFRNWTDLLCAFNDQLTQGPVWLYNTPGQQGLIGFPFNALLVRYRNLTSPPCSGFSPVANRISNPAQTPKNWSMSTPAGLLAFHRPDVNAHLREILTAYGTFLSSPASAAVLNSNATGWLSPTALDALVSTACLPTIHTTSNSSDRESKTNTSDDPRPQFHDLFVSDPLHPTYGFSSWDAFFTRRFRPGIRPIASPSDDGVIVNACESTPVALERGVRLHDEFWVKGQPYSLMTILGALQTNAEEESGDDLDKKRDEKEKNEREQEKEKELEQAMRFEGGTIYQGFLGALSYHRWHASVSGVAEKVRKIQGTYFAGCPGLASRKDLHDGEERKLDPSAPDRSQRYLCQVGTRALVYIRARDRRLGTVVFVAVGMAEVSSCEVTVREGDVVEKGEEMGMFHYGGSTHCLIFEPGVRLKFRDAVEEVEGKRRGHNLPVNGYLAELLSE